CGGGTACGATCCAACCCATCAACGACGCTGCGATGAGCGGTACATCACCGTCGCCGTCGGACGCGACTACCAGGATATTGCCCCGACGAGCGGCTATTACGAAGGCGACGCCAACAACCGTCTCGACATGGCGGTCTCGGTGACCTTGGAGTCTCATGGCCCGATGGAACGGTGGATCAGCAGCCACGGTCAAGCCACCGCGTCAACATCCTATCCGGACGAACAACAACAGCAGTGATTGTATTTCGGTCGAAGGATTTACCGCAGGCGTGCACGCCTAGACGCTGTACCGGTGTGCGACGCTTTACCTCGGTATTCGCGTCTATTTGCCTCGTCTTAATTTGACCGTGAACGCGCCGACACCTCGTGTAATGATCACCTGCCTGGCTCGGCTTACTCGGCCGACTTCTTGAAACAGTTCGCTCCAGGTGATTTCAGGGTATCGAGCAATGAGGAGTTCACACTCACACTCAGGAAAGCCCTGGAATACGGCCAGGATTCGCTCGGTGATTGGCCTGGTGAGAGGCATCGGCGATTCCGCCTGGGAATGGCTGCGTCCGGTGAAGTGTGAGGGGCACTCGGCGTGGGAACGCGGAGACTTGGGAATCGGCCAGGAAAAAGCCGAACACGAGAGGGATGAGACGGTCAGCGTGCTGCAACGTCGTGGGAACATGCGACGTGGTCTTGAGCTGATCCGTTAAGCGAGGTGGAAGCCTCCAGCTCGATGCTGTCTGTCGTGCGTAAGGCCATCAGGTCCGACACATGGGCGCTGGGAGAGGACCCGTCTCGGTTTCGATGATCGGGACCTTGTGCGGAGTTTCTTGCCGTCAGCCCTTCAATCGCAGAAATTCCACGTGAATAGTCTGGGCGCCGTCGGCAATCCAGGCATGTCCGTCTTGAATCGTCCATTGTAGCTGCATGGTCGGTCGTGCCATCCTGGCCAAGGCACGAACGCTCTCCATCGGGAGCAGCGTCACAGCCAGATTCTTCAGCCGGTCGAGCGATTGCTTCTGGTTGGCCCACCATACCTCCGCACTGCGGGCTCCATACGCATAGACGATGACCTGTTTGGAGCGGCCACAGGCCTGACGCAGGAGCTTGTCGTCAGGCTGGCCGATCTCAATCCAGCAGTCGATGGCTCCGGTCAAATCACGTTGCCACAAGGCCGGTTCATCTTCTGTGCTCACCCCGCGGCCGAACGACAAGGCCTCGTCCGCATTGAGCGCGAAGGCCAGCACTCGTACCATCAGGCGTTCCTCGGTTTCAGACGGATGGCGTGCCAACGTGAGGGGATGGTCCTGGAAATACTGACGATCCATATCGGCGATCTGTAGCACTGCTTTATAGATGGTTGCGTTCGAAGCCATAGAGCCGGGCCTGGGGGTTAGGGGAGTTCCGCGACGAACATCTGTTCAATGCGTTTGCGCGCCCAGGGCGTCTTACGGAGGAACGTCAGACTCGACTGGATCGTCGGGTGATGACGAAAGCAGCGAATGGGCACCCGAGCGCCCAGTGTCGCCCATCCGTGCCGTGCGACCAAGGTCGTCACAATGGCTTCCAATGTGATCCCGTGCAAGGGATCCCGAGGATGAGCGATGGCGTGCGGTTGGTGCATGGATGAAGTGGGCCTGCGCGAGATCCTCAGAAAGAGGAAAACAATAAGGCGATTCCAGACGGTGTTTCCTGGCCCTTATTGAGCAGACCAGGATTGAACCGGCACGGTCGAGATCGCATTTTGTGGCGAGCCCTCGATCACGCGATCGCTGTAGACGAGGTAAATATAAGTCTGGCGTTTCTTGTCAAAAAATCTGACCACTTGGAGTTTCTTAAAAATCAAAGATCGACTCTCACTGAAGACCCGTTCTCCTTCTTTCAGCTCGCCTACAACCCGAATCGGACCGACTTGCCGACAAGCAATGGAGGCATCGGACGTTTCCTCTGCCAATCCGACCATTCCTTTGAAGCCGCCCTTTCTTGATCGACTCAGGTGACAAGTGATGCCTTCTATTTTCGGATCGTCAAACGCTTCGACCACAATCTTGTGATCCGGCCCAAAGAATTTGAATTTCGTATCGACACTGCCGATTTCCTCAGACTGACTCGCCGAAACAATAGTTGCGCAGCAGAGCAGCGTGGCCACCCATATGTTTATCTTCATCTACCTAGTCTCCCGTCATGGACTAACACGATAATCGTGTACCGTATAACTCGGAGATGCTCGAACGCAAGAGCGTCGTCGCCTGAAGATGTTGGATCACAATCCCTGATTCGTATTCTCCTCGTATCCTTGCGCTGCACGGCCGCTGATCTAGTCGCATGCCTGAAACTGGGATTGCTGGCAGCGCCGTGCCATTTCTTCCGCTTGCTCGATCTGTGCAGCGGTCATCTTTGAGCTCAGAACGTCTCGGCGTTTCAACGCGGCCTCTCCTTCATCGCCAGGTACGAGAGCGCCGGCGAGTTGGTACCACATGAACGCACGTACCAAGTCTTTCCGAACACCCCGTCCTCTCTCGTAGATCAGACCCAGGTTGTTCTGCGGGCCAGGATACCCCTGGGCCGCCGCTTTACGAAACCACGCCACTGCCATTTGGTAGTCCTGTCGGACGCCCCGTCCTCGGTCATGCATCACGCCCAGATAGAACTGCGCTGAGGCTACTCCTTGCTCCGCCAGAGGACCGAAGAGGCGAGCCGCCTTGGTATACTCACCACGCTCATAGGCAAATTCCGCTTCTTCAATCGAACCCGCCGCCACAACGGACGGTGCACCTGCCGCACAAGTCAAAACCACAAGGAGTACAGGGGAATACCACCGCATCGATCACCAGCCTTCCTTTCACCAGAATCGTTACACCATCAAGCCTGTTCCGATCAGTCTACTGTAAAGTTGGAGACCAATTCATCATTGCTCAAGCAATGGGAGGGGAGGTGGACCGGATAAAGCAGTGTCGGCAGGAGATGTCGGATCGCAGGAGTTATCACTCAACTCCTATAGAAGTGAATCACTGCTGGCAATGCAGTTCAACCCCTGGGCAACTGTGGTAACAACGTGTTGCATCAAGTGGGAGCGTTCGCGGGCGAGAGCTGATTGCATATCTCCCTCTTAGGTCAGAATGGTTTCGGCCTGTACCCATGATCGTGGCCCGACTCGTCCTCATGTCTGGCTCTCGCGCGCTGCTCTTGTTCACACTCAACACGCCGACGCTCCTCCATGATCATGTGATCGAGCTCGGCCATGTGCTGCGCGGCAAAGGCTGTGACCGCTGTTCGCTCATCTGTCAGCCAGCGCGTTAGTGACTCCTGCTTAACCCGCCAGGCATTCGCCAACCCAAATTCCCCGGAGCGGGCGCCTGGGCTATTGAGGATGGTCCGGACTTCGTCCATTTTTCGAGAGTCCTGTGGGAAATGTGCCACAATCTCTTTCAAGACGTCATCAATCGAGGTCGAACCAAGATAGTTCTGAAGAAGTGCGAGGGTGAAATCTATCTCCAGGTCGCGACCAGTCTTCACAAACTCGGCAAGCGCGGCCGCGAACTCAGACGTGCAGGTGGGGAACGCTCTGCCGAGTAGGCTGCCTCCACGAAAGCGAAATTCCGCTTGGTCCTGAGCGAACCACGCCAGTCCCTTCTTGATGGCGAGTCGTGGATCGTTCGCGAGCACCGGTTCCAATCCTTGGAACTCAAACGGGATCAGCTCACCCTGTGCATCGTCTCCGGTATCAGTCTCCTTCAGGAGTCGAGCCACCACAAGCTCGCTCAATCGTTGCCGTTCCGTCTCTCGGACTCGAACAAACACGAGTCCGGCGGTGCTCTCATCGACCCACTGGACATCGGCCCCATCAATCATCAAGGCCCACTCCAAGCCGGGCGCCGCGATGCGAAGCTCAAGTGAGAGGCCTGGCAACATGAGGAGCGGGCTCTCCAGTCGGCACCCGTTCTGTGAAAGATCGAGCAACATGCCCGTTCCTTCGGACTCCACGGAGCCGGTCATCATCGTGGGAAAGCGCACTCTAACTCGGGGTTCAGTTCGTTGATCCTCAACCTTCCCATTCATGACTGATCGAGACTCCTCTTTTTCATCAATTGAACCATCTTTTCCATCCCTCTCAAAAGGAAACAGAGGC
The nucleotide sequence above comes from Nitrospira sp.. Encoded proteins:
- a CDS encoding YaeQ family protein yields the protein MASNATIYKAVLQIADMDRQYFQDHPLTLARHPSETEERLMVRVLAFALNADEALSFGRGVSTEDEPALWQRDLTGAIDCWIEIGQPDDKLLRQACGRSKQVIVYAYGARSAEVWWANQKQSLDRLKNLAVTLLPMESVRALARMARPTMQLQWTIQDGHAWIADGAQTIHVEFLRLKG
- a CDS encoding CreA family protein; this encodes MKINIWVATLLCCATIVSASQSEEIGSVDTKFKFFGPDHKIVVEAFDDPKIEGITCHLSRSRKGGFKGMVGLAEETSDASIACRQVGPIRVVGELKEGERVFSESRSLIFKKLQVVRFFDKKRQTYIYLVYSDRVIEGSPQNAISTVPVQSWSAQ
- a CDS encoding sel1 repeat family protein, with translation MRWYSPVLLVVLTCAAGAPSVVAAGSIEEAEFAYERGEYTKAARLFGPLAEQGVASAQFYLGVMHDRGRGVRQDYQMAVAWFRKAAAQGYPGPQNNLGLIYERGRGVRKDLVRAFMWYQLAGALVPGDEGEAALKRRDVLSSKMTAAQIEQAEEMARRCQQSQFQACD
- a CDS encoding PilZ domain-containing protein, encoding MNGKVEDQRTEPRVRVRFPTMMTGSVESEGTGMLLDLSQNGCRLESPLLMLPGLSLELRIAAPGLEWALMIDGADVQWVDESTAGLVFVRVRETERQRLSELVVARLLKETDTGDDAQGELIPFEFQGLEPVLANDPRLAIKKGLAWFAQDQAEFRFRGGSLLGRAFPTCTSEFAAALAEFVKTGRDLEIDFTLALLQNYLGSTSIDDVLKEIVAHFPQDSRKMDEVRTILNSPGARSGEFGLANAWRVKQESLTRWLTDERTAVTAFAAQHMAELDHMIMEERRRVECEQEQRARARHEDESGHDHGYRPKPF
- a CDS encoding DUF2132 domain-containing protein, with translation MHQPHAIAHPRDPLHGITLEAIVTTLVARHGWATLGARVPIRCFRHHPTIQSSLTFLRKTPWARKRIEQMFVAELP